A single Campylobacter concisus DNA region contains:
- a CDS encoding YbgC/FadM family acyl-CoA thioesterase, producing the protein MKIRIYYEDTDAGGIVYHTNYIKFCERARSEAFFRAGLNFTKESGYFLVSSLEAKFIASAVLGDEVFVRTKILELKKASLVLEQEIYKFDDKNAEKLLFRATITLAFMKEKKLTKINDEIKKFLENSKF; encoded by the coding sequence GTGAAAATACGAATCTACTACGAAGATACTGACGCGGGCGGCATAGTCTATCATACAAACTACATTAAATTTTGCGAGCGAGCTAGAAGTGAAGCATTTTTTCGGGCTGGGCTAAATTTCACAAAAGAGAGCGGATATTTTTTAGTTTCGTCGCTTGAGGCTAAATTTATAGCTTCTGCTGTGCTTGGCGATGAAGTATTTGTTAGAACCAAAATTTTAGAGCTTAAAAAAGCTAGTCTTGTTTTGGAGCAAGAAATTTATAAATTTGATGACAAAAATGCTGAAAAACTGCTCTTTAGAGCGACGATTACGTTAGCCTTTATGAAAGAAAAAAAGCTTACTAAGATAAATGACGAGATAAAGAAATTTTTGGAGAATTCTAAATTTTAG